The Cucumis melo cultivar AY chromosome 5, USDA_Cmelo_AY_1.0, whole genome shotgun sequence genome has a segment encoding these proteins:
- the LOC103497648 gene encoding VIN3-like protein 1 isoform X2, whose product MDLEEKFMSGVSGVQSLSSSVQSTPDKNGHSDDVTKSPELLQKLLKLGPKKEPLRTFADKEKKTLASTRSKMTELRRINNKTIKKQDTKKVASSLNNQSSSRKQLRKSENPSRLPIVTDQSSDFGHSNSWICKNSACQAVLSIDDTFCKRCSCCICHLYDDNKDPSLWLVCSTESGEGDSCGLSCHIECAIQREKVGVVDLGQLMQLDGSYCCASCGKVTGILGCWKKQLIVARDARRVDVLCYRIYMSYRLLDGTSRFKEMHEIIKDAKVKLEAEVGPLNGISAKMARAIVSRLSVASDVQTLCSLGIEKSDKWLAGASHANPNYREDSLPAACKFLFEEITSSSVVIILVELSNASSNGVKGYKLWYEKSREELHTKDPICVFPRSQRRIMISNLKPCTEYTFRIISYTDNGDLGHSEARCFTKSVEIISKNSKLAASSNCKREHTTHIEGSSCSKMGPDNTKVVGLASQFKVRDLEKILHLPCDQDQGCNEGFCSADAEKCCGVGKVVKPKTPEEQLPPVSRDLDLNVVSVPDLNEEVTPPFESSRDEDDGCTLQQVVEADDDAASHDKEKNGLVRSHGSGDSQTWTWTGGRRGDASAVDSGVALCRKRGTSSNEEIHDCDSTLINGSPFRNSNGSCCLDENFEYCVKIIRWLECEGYIKQEFRLKLLTWYSLRSTERERRVVNSFIQTLIDDPSSLAGQLFDSFSDIISCKRLRSL is encoded by the exons ATGGatttagaagaaaaattcaTGTCCGGAG TTTCTGGTGTTCAAAGCCTTTCTTCAAGCGTTCAAAGCACTCCGGACAAGAATGGGCATTCTGATGATGTCACTAAAAGTCCAGAGCTTCTCCAAAAATTACTGAAATTGGGTCCAAAAAAGGAGCCTCTCCGAACCTTTGCTGACAAGGAGAAGAAAACTTTGGCATCGACTAGAAGCAAAATGACAGAACTGCGACGGATAAACAACAAGACAATTAAGAAGCAAGACACAAAAAAGGTTGCATCTAGCCTCAACAATCAGTCTTCATCAAGAAAGCAACTCAGAAAGTCGGAAAATCCTTCTCGTCTACCCATAGTTACCGATCAGTCTTCTGATTTTGGTCATTCCAATTCCTGGATTTGTAAAAATTCGGCTTGTCAAGCTGTTCTTTCAATTGATGACACGTTTTGCAAGAGATGCTCTTGCTGCATTTGTCACCTGTATGATGACAACAAGGACCCTAGTCTTTGGCTAGTATGCTCTACCGAATCTGGGGAAGGAGACTCATGTGGGTTATCTTGCCACATTGAGTGTGCTATTCAACGTGAAAAGGTTGGGGTTGTTGATCTTGGGCAATTAATGCAACTTGATGGCAGCTATTGTTGTGCTTCATGTGGTAAAGTCACCGGGATACTCGG ATGTTGGAAGAAGCAGCTGATTGTAGCAAGGGATGCCCGTCGGGTCGATGTACTTTGCTATAGGATCTACATGAGCTACAGGCTCTTGGATGGGACTTCGAGGTTTAAAGAAATGCATGAAATTATAAAGGATGCTAAGGTCAAGTTAGAAGCTGAAGTTGGTCCGTTGAATGGTATTTCAGCCAAGATGGCACGTGCTATAGTCAGTAGGCTCTCCGTGGCAAGCGATGTGCAGACGCTCTGCTCGTTGGGCATCGAAAAGTCTGATAAGTGGCTGGCCGGTGCTTCTCATGCAAATCCAAATTACAGAg AGGATTCTCTTCCAGCTGCTTGTAAGTTTTTGTTCGAAGAGATAACATCTTCATCTGTTGTAATAATTCTTGTTGAGCTATCTAATGCATCATCAAACGGTGTTAAAGGATACAAACTCTGGTATGAAAAAAGTAGAGAAGAGTTGCACACGAAGGATCCCATTTGTGTATTTCCAAGATCTCAAAGGCGAATTATGATATCAAACCTGAAACCGTGCACGGAATACACCTTTAGAATTATTTCATATACCGATAATGGCGACTTGGGTCACTCAGAAGCAAGGTGTTTTACTAAAAGCGTGGAGATAATTTCCAAAAATTCAAAACTGGCAGCCAGTTCAAATTGCAAAAGAGAGCACACCACTCATATTGAAGGAAGTTCTTGTAGCAAGATGGGGCCTGACAATACCAAAGTTGTTGGGTTGGCTTCTCAGTTCAAAGTTCGAGACCTTGAAAAGATTCTGCATCTTCCTTGTGATCAAGATCAGGGGTGTAACGAAGGGTTTTGCAGTGCTGATGCTGAAAAATGCTGTGGAGTAGGCAAGGTGGTCAAACCCAAAACCCCGGAAGAACAGTTGCCTCCTGTTTCCCGAGACCTTGACTTGAATGTAGTCTCTGTGCCTGACTTGAATGAAGAAGTAACTCCTCCGTTCGAGTCGTCAAGGGATGAGGACGATGGATGCACTTTGCAGCAGGTGGTTGAGGCAGATGATGATGCTGCTTCTCATGACAAAGAGAAGAATGGTTTGGTGAGATCTCACGGCAGCGGCGACTCCCAGACATGGACATGGACAGGTGGGAGGAGAGGGGATGCGTCTGCTGTTGATTCTGGGGTGGCATTGTGCAGGAAAAGAGGTACCAGCTCAAATGAAGAGATTCATGATTGTGATAGCACTCTGATAAATGGATCTCCATTCCGTAATTCCAATGGTTCTTGCTGTTTGGATGAGAATTTTGAATATTGTGTAAAGATAATCAGATGGCTAGAATGTGAAGGATATATAAAGCAAGAATTCAGATTGAAATTGTTAACATGGTATAGCTTGAGATCAACTGAGCGCGAACGACGGGTAGTTAACTCCTTTATTCAAACTCTCATTGATGATCCTAGCAGCCTGGCCGGACAGTTGTTTGATTCATTTTCTGATATTATTTCCTGCAAGAGGCTGCGAAGCTTATAA
- the LOC103497648 gene encoding VIN3-like protein 1 isoform X3, which produces MNFNCSSTLVSGVQSLSSSVQSTPDKNGHSDDVTKSPELLQKLLKLGPKKEPLRTFADKEKKTLASTRSKMTELRRINNKTIKKQDTKKVASSLNNQSSSRKQLRKSENPSRLPIVTDQSSDFGHSNSWICKNSACQAVLSIDDTFCKRCSCCICHLYDDNKDPSLWLVCSTESGEGDSCGLSCHIECAIQREKVGVVDLGQLMQLDGSYCCASCGKVTGILGCWKKQLIVARDARRVDVLCYRIYMSYRLLDGTSRFKEMHEIIKDAKVKLEAEVGPLNGISAKMARAIVSRLSVASDVQTLCSLGIEKSDKWLAGASHANPNYREDSLPAACKFLFEEITSSSVVIILVELSNASSNGVKGYKLWYEKSREELHTKDPICVFPRSQRRIMISNLKPCTEYTFRIISYTDNGDLGHSEARCFTKSVEIISKNSKLAASSNCKREHTTHIEGSSCSKMGPDNTKVVGLASQFKVRDLEKILHLPCDQDQGCNEGFCSADAEKCCGVGKVVKPKTPEEQLPPVSRDLDLNVVSVPDLNEEVTPPFESSRDEDDGCTLQQVVEADDDAASHDKEKNGLVRSHGSGDSQTWTWTGGRRGDASAVDSGVALCRKRGTSSNEEIHDCDSTLINGSPFRNSNGSCCLDENFEYCVKIIRWLECEGYIKQEFRLKLLTWYSLRSTERERRVVNSFIQTLIDDPSSLAGQLFDSFSDIISCKRLRSL; this is translated from the exons ATGAACTTCAACTGTAGCTCAACCTTAG TTTCTGGTGTTCAAAGCCTTTCTTCAAGCGTTCAAAGCACTCCGGACAAGAATGGGCATTCTGATGATGTCACTAAAAGTCCAGAGCTTCTCCAAAAATTACTGAAATTGGGTCCAAAAAAGGAGCCTCTCCGAACCTTTGCTGACAAGGAGAAGAAAACTTTGGCATCGACTAGAAGCAAAATGACAGAACTGCGACGGATAAACAACAAGACAATTAAGAAGCAAGACACAAAAAAGGTTGCATCTAGCCTCAACAATCAGTCTTCATCAAGAAAGCAACTCAGAAAGTCGGAAAATCCTTCTCGTCTACCCATAGTTACCGATCAGTCTTCTGATTTTGGTCATTCCAATTCCTGGATTTGTAAAAATTCGGCTTGTCAAGCTGTTCTTTCAATTGATGACACGTTTTGCAAGAGATGCTCTTGCTGCATTTGTCACCTGTATGATGACAACAAGGACCCTAGTCTTTGGCTAGTATGCTCTACCGAATCTGGGGAAGGAGACTCATGTGGGTTATCTTGCCACATTGAGTGTGCTATTCAACGTGAAAAGGTTGGGGTTGTTGATCTTGGGCAATTAATGCAACTTGATGGCAGCTATTGTTGTGCTTCATGTGGTAAAGTCACCGGGATACTCGG ATGTTGGAAGAAGCAGCTGATTGTAGCAAGGGATGCCCGTCGGGTCGATGTACTTTGCTATAGGATCTACATGAGCTACAGGCTCTTGGATGGGACTTCGAGGTTTAAAGAAATGCATGAAATTATAAAGGATGCTAAGGTCAAGTTAGAAGCTGAAGTTGGTCCGTTGAATGGTATTTCAGCCAAGATGGCACGTGCTATAGTCAGTAGGCTCTCCGTGGCAAGCGATGTGCAGACGCTCTGCTCGTTGGGCATCGAAAAGTCTGATAAGTGGCTGGCCGGTGCTTCTCATGCAAATCCAAATTACAGAg AGGATTCTCTTCCAGCTGCTTGTAAGTTTTTGTTCGAAGAGATAACATCTTCATCTGTTGTAATAATTCTTGTTGAGCTATCTAATGCATCATCAAACGGTGTTAAAGGATACAAACTCTGGTATGAAAAAAGTAGAGAAGAGTTGCACACGAAGGATCCCATTTGTGTATTTCCAAGATCTCAAAGGCGAATTATGATATCAAACCTGAAACCGTGCACGGAATACACCTTTAGAATTATTTCATATACCGATAATGGCGACTTGGGTCACTCAGAAGCAAGGTGTTTTACTAAAAGCGTGGAGATAATTTCCAAAAATTCAAAACTGGCAGCCAGTTCAAATTGCAAAAGAGAGCACACCACTCATATTGAAGGAAGTTCTTGTAGCAAGATGGGGCCTGACAATACCAAAGTTGTTGGGTTGGCTTCTCAGTTCAAAGTTCGAGACCTTGAAAAGATTCTGCATCTTCCTTGTGATCAAGATCAGGGGTGTAACGAAGGGTTTTGCAGTGCTGATGCTGAAAAATGCTGTGGAGTAGGCAAGGTGGTCAAACCCAAAACCCCGGAAGAACAGTTGCCTCCTGTTTCCCGAGACCTTGACTTGAATGTAGTCTCTGTGCCTGACTTGAATGAAGAAGTAACTCCTCCGTTCGAGTCGTCAAGGGATGAGGACGATGGATGCACTTTGCAGCAGGTGGTTGAGGCAGATGATGATGCTGCTTCTCATGACAAAGAGAAGAATGGTTTGGTGAGATCTCACGGCAGCGGCGACTCCCAGACATGGACATGGACAGGTGGGAGGAGAGGGGATGCGTCTGCTGTTGATTCTGGGGTGGCATTGTGCAGGAAAAGAGGTACCAGCTCAAATGAAGAGATTCATGATTGTGATAGCACTCTGATAAATGGATCTCCATTCCGTAATTCCAATGGTTCTTGCTGTTTGGATGAGAATTTTGAATATTGTGTAAAGATAATCAGATGGCTAGAATGTGAAGGATATATAAAGCAAGAATTCAGATTGAAATTGTTAACATGGTATAGCTTGAGATCAACTGAGCGCGAACGACGGGTAGTTAACTCCTTTATTCAAACTCTCATTGATGATCCTAGCAGCCTGGCCGGACAGTTGTTTGATTCATTTTCTGATATTATTTCCTGCAAGAGGCTGCGAAGCTTATAA
- the LOC103497648 gene encoding VIN3-like protein 1 isoform X4, with amino-acid sequence MTELRRINNKTIKKQDTKKVASSLNNQSSSRKQLRKSENPSRLPIVTDQSSDFGHSNSWICKNSACQAVLSIDDTFCKRCSCCICHLYDDNKDPSLWLVCSTESGEGDSCGLSCHIECAIQREKVGVVDLGQLMQLDGSYCCASCGKVTGILGCWKKQLIVARDARRVDVLCYRIYMSYRLLDGTSRFKEMHEIIKDAKVKLEAEVGPLNGISAKMARAIVSRLSVASDVQTLCSLGIEKSDKWLAGASHANPNYREDSLPAACKFLFEEITSSSVVIILVELSNASSNGVKGYKLWYEKSREELHTKDPICVFPRSQRRIMISNLKPCTEYTFRIISYTDNGDLGHSEARCFTKSVEIISKNSKLAASSNCKREHTTHIEGSSCSKMGPDNTKVVGLASQFKVRDLEKILHLPCDQDQGCNEGFCSADAEKCCGVGKVVKPKTPEEQLPPVSRDLDLNVVSVPDLNEEVTPPFESSRDEDDGCTLQQVVEADDDAASHDKEKNGLVRSHGSGDSQTWTWTGGRRGDASAVDSGVALCRKRGTSSNEEIHDCDSTLINGSPFRNSNGSCCLDENFEYCVKIIRWLECEGYIKQEFRLKLLTWYSLRSTERERRVVNSFIQTLIDDPSSLAGQLFDSFSDIISCKRLRSL; translated from the exons ATGACAGAACTGCGACGGATAAACAACAAGACAATTAAGAAGCAAGACACAAAAAAGGTTGCATCTAGCCTCAACAATCAGTCTTCATCAAGAAAGCAACTCAGAAAGTCGGAAAATCCTTCTCGTCTACCCATAGTTACCGATCAGTCTTCTGATTTTGGTCATTCCAATTCCTGGATTTGTAAAAATTCGGCTTGTCAAGCTGTTCTTTCAATTGATGACACGTTTTGCAAGAGATGCTCTTGCTGCATTTGTCACCTGTATGATGACAACAAGGACCCTAGTCTTTGGCTAGTATGCTCTACCGAATCTGGGGAAGGAGACTCATGTGGGTTATCTTGCCACATTGAGTGTGCTATTCAACGTGAAAAGGTTGGGGTTGTTGATCTTGGGCAATTAATGCAACTTGATGGCAGCTATTGTTGTGCTTCATGTGGTAAAGTCACCGGGATACTCGG ATGTTGGAAGAAGCAGCTGATTGTAGCAAGGGATGCCCGTCGGGTCGATGTACTTTGCTATAGGATCTACATGAGCTACAGGCTCTTGGATGGGACTTCGAGGTTTAAAGAAATGCATGAAATTATAAAGGATGCTAAGGTCAAGTTAGAAGCTGAAGTTGGTCCGTTGAATGGTATTTCAGCCAAGATGGCACGTGCTATAGTCAGTAGGCTCTCCGTGGCAAGCGATGTGCAGACGCTCTGCTCGTTGGGCATCGAAAAGTCTGATAAGTGGCTGGCCGGTGCTTCTCATGCAAATCCAAATTACAGAg AGGATTCTCTTCCAGCTGCTTGTAAGTTTTTGTTCGAAGAGATAACATCTTCATCTGTTGTAATAATTCTTGTTGAGCTATCTAATGCATCATCAAACGGTGTTAAAGGATACAAACTCTGGTATGAAAAAAGTAGAGAAGAGTTGCACACGAAGGATCCCATTTGTGTATTTCCAAGATCTCAAAGGCGAATTATGATATCAAACCTGAAACCGTGCACGGAATACACCTTTAGAATTATTTCATATACCGATAATGGCGACTTGGGTCACTCAGAAGCAAGGTGTTTTACTAAAAGCGTGGAGATAATTTCCAAAAATTCAAAACTGGCAGCCAGTTCAAATTGCAAAAGAGAGCACACCACTCATATTGAAGGAAGTTCTTGTAGCAAGATGGGGCCTGACAATACCAAAGTTGTTGGGTTGGCTTCTCAGTTCAAAGTTCGAGACCTTGAAAAGATTCTGCATCTTCCTTGTGATCAAGATCAGGGGTGTAACGAAGGGTTTTGCAGTGCTGATGCTGAAAAATGCTGTGGAGTAGGCAAGGTGGTCAAACCCAAAACCCCGGAAGAACAGTTGCCTCCTGTTTCCCGAGACCTTGACTTGAATGTAGTCTCTGTGCCTGACTTGAATGAAGAAGTAACTCCTCCGTTCGAGTCGTCAAGGGATGAGGACGATGGATGCACTTTGCAGCAGGTGGTTGAGGCAGATGATGATGCTGCTTCTCATGACAAAGAGAAGAATGGTTTGGTGAGATCTCACGGCAGCGGCGACTCCCAGACATGGACATGGACAGGTGGGAGGAGAGGGGATGCGTCTGCTGTTGATTCTGGGGTGGCATTGTGCAGGAAAAGAGGTACCAGCTCAAATGAAGAGATTCATGATTGTGATAGCACTCTGATAAATGGATCTCCATTCCGTAATTCCAATGGTTCTTGCTGTTTGGATGAGAATTTTGAATATTGTGTAAAGATAATCAGATGGCTAGAATGTGAAGGATATATAAAGCAAGAATTCAGATTGAAATTGTTAACATGGTATAGCTTGAGATCAACTGAGCGCGAACGACGGGTAGTTAACTCCTTTATTCAAACTCTCATTGATGATCCTAGCAGCCTGGCCGGACAGTTGTTTGATTCATTTTCTGATATTATTTCCTGCAAGAGGCTGCGAAGCTTATAA
- the LOC103497648 gene encoding VIN3-like protein 1 isoform X1 encodes MIGVPMSPIGAIYFARLSCNFNSLTVHTKRTFFLPFCACWFARNSCTSHLNAKGLCTLSSRIFINGLEPYLTGDTSLMNFNCSSTLVSGVQSLSSSVQSTPDKNGHSDDVTKSPELLQKLLKLGPKKEPLRTFADKEKKTLASTRSKMTELRRINNKTIKKQDTKKVASSLNNQSSSRKQLRKSENPSRLPIVTDQSSDFGHSNSWICKNSACQAVLSIDDTFCKRCSCCICHLYDDNKDPSLWLVCSTESGEGDSCGLSCHIECAIQREKVGVVDLGQLMQLDGSYCCASCGKVTGILGCWKKQLIVARDARRVDVLCYRIYMSYRLLDGTSRFKEMHEIIKDAKVKLEAEVGPLNGISAKMARAIVSRLSVASDVQTLCSLGIEKSDKWLAGASHANPNYREDSLPAACKFLFEEITSSSVVIILVELSNASSNGVKGYKLWYEKSREELHTKDPICVFPRSQRRIMISNLKPCTEYTFRIISYTDNGDLGHSEARCFTKSVEIISKNSKLAASSNCKREHTTHIEGSSCSKMGPDNTKVVGLASQFKVRDLEKILHLPCDQDQGCNEGFCSADAEKCCGVGKVVKPKTPEEQLPPVSRDLDLNVVSVPDLNEEVTPPFESSRDEDDGCTLQQVVEADDDAASHDKEKNGLVRSHGSGDSQTWTWTGGRRGDASAVDSGVALCRKRGTSSNEEIHDCDSTLINGSPFRNSNGSCCLDENFEYCVKIIRWLECEGYIKQEFRLKLLTWYSLRSTERERRVVNSFIQTLIDDPSSLAGQLFDSFSDIISCKRLRSL; translated from the exons ATGATTGGGGTGCCGATGAGCCCTATTGGTGCTATTTATTTCGCTAGGTTATCTTGCAATTTTAATTCTTTGACGGTTCACACTAAGAGAActttcttccttcctttctGTGCTTGTTGGTTTGCAAGAAACTCGTGCACGTCCCACCTCAATGCAAAG GGGTTATGCACACTGTCTTCTAGGATTTTTATCAATGGACTAGAACCGTATCTTACAGGAGATACTTCTTTGATGAACTTCAACTGTAGCTCAACCTTAG TTTCTGGTGTTCAAAGCCTTTCTTCAAGCGTTCAAAGCACTCCGGACAAGAATGGGCATTCTGATGATGTCACTAAAAGTCCAGAGCTTCTCCAAAAATTACTGAAATTGGGTCCAAAAAAGGAGCCTCTCCGAACCTTTGCTGACAAGGAGAAGAAAACTTTGGCATCGACTAGAAGCAAAATGACAGAACTGCGACGGATAAACAACAAGACAATTAAGAAGCAAGACACAAAAAAGGTTGCATCTAGCCTCAACAATCAGTCTTCATCAAGAAAGCAACTCAGAAAGTCGGAAAATCCTTCTCGTCTACCCATAGTTACCGATCAGTCTTCTGATTTTGGTCATTCCAATTCCTGGATTTGTAAAAATTCGGCTTGTCAAGCTGTTCTTTCAATTGATGACACGTTTTGCAAGAGATGCTCTTGCTGCATTTGTCACCTGTATGATGACAACAAGGACCCTAGTCTTTGGCTAGTATGCTCTACCGAATCTGGGGAAGGAGACTCATGTGGGTTATCTTGCCACATTGAGTGTGCTATTCAACGTGAAAAGGTTGGGGTTGTTGATCTTGGGCAATTAATGCAACTTGATGGCAGCTATTGTTGTGCTTCATGTGGTAAAGTCACCGGGATACTCGG ATGTTGGAAGAAGCAGCTGATTGTAGCAAGGGATGCCCGTCGGGTCGATGTACTTTGCTATAGGATCTACATGAGCTACAGGCTCTTGGATGGGACTTCGAGGTTTAAAGAAATGCATGAAATTATAAAGGATGCTAAGGTCAAGTTAGAAGCTGAAGTTGGTCCGTTGAATGGTATTTCAGCCAAGATGGCACGTGCTATAGTCAGTAGGCTCTCCGTGGCAAGCGATGTGCAGACGCTCTGCTCGTTGGGCATCGAAAAGTCTGATAAGTGGCTGGCCGGTGCTTCTCATGCAAATCCAAATTACAGAg AGGATTCTCTTCCAGCTGCTTGTAAGTTTTTGTTCGAAGAGATAACATCTTCATCTGTTGTAATAATTCTTGTTGAGCTATCTAATGCATCATCAAACGGTGTTAAAGGATACAAACTCTGGTATGAAAAAAGTAGAGAAGAGTTGCACACGAAGGATCCCATTTGTGTATTTCCAAGATCTCAAAGGCGAATTATGATATCAAACCTGAAACCGTGCACGGAATACACCTTTAGAATTATTTCATATACCGATAATGGCGACTTGGGTCACTCAGAAGCAAGGTGTTTTACTAAAAGCGTGGAGATAATTTCCAAAAATTCAAAACTGGCAGCCAGTTCAAATTGCAAAAGAGAGCACACCACTCATATTGAAGGAAGTTCTTGTAGCAAGATGGGGCCTGACAATACCAAAGTTGTTGGGTTGGCTTCTCAGTTCAAAGTTCGAGACCTTGAAAAGATTCTGCATCTTCCTTGTGATCAAGATCAGGGGTGTAACGAAGGGTTTTGCAGTGCTGATGCTGAAAAATGCTGTGGAGTAGGCAAGGTGGTCAAACCCAAAACCCCGGAAGAACAGTTGCCTCCTGTTTCCCGAGACCTTGACTTGAATGTAGTCTCTGTGCCTGACTTGAATGAAGAAGTAACTCCTCCGTTCGAGTCGTCAAGGGATGAGGACGATGGATGCACTTTGCAGCAGGTGGTTGAGGCAGATGATGATGCTGCTTCTCATGACAAAGAGAAGAATGGTTTGGTGAGATCTCACGGCAGCGGCGACTCCCAGACATGGACATGGACAGGTGGGAGGAGAGGGGATGCGTCTGCTGTTGATTCTGGGGTGGCATTGTGCAGGAAAAGAGGTACCAGCTCAAATGAAGAGATTCATGATTGTGATAGCACTCTGATAAATGGATCTCCATTCCGTAATTCCAATGGTTCTTGCTGTTTGGATGAGAATTTTGAATATTGTGTAAAGATAATCAGATGGCTAGAATGTGAAGGATATATAAAGCAAGAATTCAGATTGAAATTGTTAACATGGTATAGCTTGAGATCAACTGAGCGCGAACGACGGGTAGTTAACTCCTTTATTCAAACTCTCATTGATGATCCTAGCAGCCTGGCCGGACAGTTGTTTGATTCATTTTCTGATATTATTTCCTGCAAGAGGCTGCGAAGCTTATAA